Below is a genomic region from Methanofastidiosum sp..
TCATGCTTTTTATTTTTTCATCAACGCCTTCAAAAAACTCCTTCGCATAAGCAATTTTCATATTTTTGATATCCTTATCATTAAAATCTTCAACTGCTTTGAGGTATGACTTATTACTTTCAACGGTTACAGTATCCCGGGGATCCTTACCAGAAATAATATCGAGTAAAAGGGCAATACCATATGTATCTTTTGCAAAGGGCCCTGGACCCTCCAAGCTCATTGCCATATCAGATAGTCCATATCTAGATACTAGACCATAACTTGGTTTAAATCCATATACGCCACAAAAACTTGCAGGACATCTTATTGATCCGCCTGTATCGCTACCTATAGAAAGGTCAGCGAAATCTGCTGCAACTGAAGCGGCACTCCCTGAAGAACTTCCTCCAGGCACATAATCAATATTTCGAGGATTTTTTGTTGGACCAAAGTGAGAAGAAGTTCCATCGGACCCACATGCAAACTCGTCCATGTTGCATTTACCAATTATAATTCCATCTTCTCTCTTGATTGATTTGATAATAGTTGCATCATAAGGGGCAATATACTTCTCTAAAACTTTTGATCCACATGTCATTCTAAGATCAGAAACTGCGATATTATCTTTAATAGATATTACAAGTCCGGATAGTTTTCCTTGATTCCCTGCATCTATCTTTTTCTGTATCTCCTTAGAAGACTTTTCTGCTTCTTCAATCCCCAAAGTAATAAAAGAATTTATTTCCTTGTCTCTCCTTTGGATATCTTCAATTTTTTTATGAAGATGCTCTTCTACTGACTTGGATAATAAATCCTCAATAAGGTCTTTAGTAAACATGATATCACTGAATCAAAGATTCCTTGGAACGACTATAAAATCATCTTCTTTTTTATTGAAGTTATTTTTTATGTCGTCAATTTTATTGAAGGGTTTTGGTTTTGAATCTTTTCTTAAAACGTTAACATTTTCTACCACATAATACAGTTCTTTTTCGCCAACATTTATCTCATCGACTACAGAAAATTCTTCAAGAAT
It encodes:
- the gatA gene encoding Asp-tRNA(Asn)/Glu-tRNA(Gln) amidotransferase subunit GatA — encoded protein: MFTKDLIEDLLSKSVEEHLHKKIEDIQRRDKEINSFITLGIEEAEKSSKEIQKKIDAGNQGKLSGLVISIKDNIAVSDLRMTCGSKVLEKYIAPYDATIIKSIKREDGIIIGKCNMDEFACGSDGTSSHFGPTKNPRNIDYVPGGSSSGSAASVAADFADLSIGSDTGGSIRCPASFCGVYGFKPSYGLVSRYGLSDMAMSLEGPGPFAKDTYGIALLLDIISGKDPRDTVTVESNKSYLKAVEDFNDKDIKNMKIAYAKEFFEGVDEKIKSMILDKIGILESEGAIIEEVSLPNIKYSIPIYYLVVFSEFSSAMSKFDGFKYGHYVGGQDIVEAVSNTRETSMGTEVKRRVLLGTFITMEEFRGRWYTKALKARSAIKEDFKRIFHSYDLLIGPTMPTLPWKIGERISDPLAMYSSDILTVSANLAGICASSQPVGELNGLPVGLQLHADSLSETKLLKGMRAVEIACGGM
- the gatC gene encoding Asp-tRNA(Asn)/Glu-tRNA(Gln) amidotransferase subunit GatC, giving the protein MVETIIEDNVIERVSEIARLKLSEVEKEKFREEFERILEEFSVVDEINVGEKELYYVVENVNVLRKDSKPKPFNKIDDIKNNFNKKEDDFIVVPRNL